The following proteins are encoded in a genomic region of Actinomadura sp. NAK00032:
- a CDS encoding response regulator, whose translation MDVEVRAALLRVAQGAVANAREHAAPAAVMVTLTYLGEAVSLDVADDGPGFDPADAVSAPGRGYGLRAMRDRVAEVGGVLTVESAPGAGTVVAEAADGAEAVRQVGLVPTDLVLMDLQLGEGIDGVEATRRVLALPDPPRVLVLTIYDSDADISRAIAAGAAGYLLKAGPPEELFRSVRTAARGETALSPRVATRTAAVAAAVERRLIRLPG comes from the coding sequence GTGGACGTCGAGGTGCGGGCGGCGCTGCTCCGCGTCGCGCAGGGCGCCGTCGCCAACGCGCGCGAGCACGCCGCCCCGGCCGCGGTGATGGTCACGCTGACCTATCTCGGCGAGGCGGTGTCCCTGGACGTCGCCGACGACGGCCCGGGATTCGACCCGGCGGACGCGGTGTCCGCACCGGGGCGCGGGTACGGACTGCGTGCCATGCGGGACCGGGTCGCGGAGGTCGGCGGCGTCCTCACGGTCGAGAGCGCGCCGGGCGCGGGGACCGTCGTCGCCGAGGCGGCCGACGGCGCGGAGGCGGTCCGGCAGGTCGGGCTCGTCCCGACCGACCTCGTCCTGATGGACCTTCAGCTCGGCGAGGGCATCGACGGCGTGGAGGCGACCCGGCGCGTCCTCGCGCTGCCGGACCCGCCGCGCGTGCTGGTGCTGACCATCTACGACTCCGACGCCGACATCTCCCGCGCCATCGCGGCCGGCGCCGCCGGGTACCTGCTCAAGGCCGGCCCGCCGGAGGAGCTGTTCCGCAGCGTCCGCACGGCCGCGCGCGGCGAGACGGCGCTGTCGCCCCGCGTCGCCACCCGCACCGCCGCCGTCGCCGCGGCCGTGGAGCGCCGCCTCATCCGCCTGCCCGGCTGA
- a CDS encoding GH25 family lysozyme, which translates to MARVIASGAPLHVAAPAEAAASPAPSNPYGVDVSRYDRGFDWGREDLAFGIAKATEGLRRDDPTFTENWTRIQRNGLVRGAFH; encoded by the coding sequence ATGGCGAGGGTGATCGCGAGCGGGGCGCCGCTCCACGTCGCCGCTCCCGCCGAAGCGGCCGCGTCCCCGGCGCCGTCGAACCCGTACGGCGTGGACGTCTCGCGCTACGACCGCGGCTTCGACTGGGGGCGCGAGGACCTCGCCTTCGGCATCGCGAAGGCCACCGAGGGGCTGCGGCGCGACGACCCGACCTTCACCGAGAACTGGACGAGGATCCAGCGGAACGGCCTGGTCAGGGGCGCCTTCCACTAA
- a CDS encoding ankyrin repeat domain-containing protein — MLIPARPDCAVVNRFGGPSHQEVVALLLEAGADPEPADRQGATPLRHAEREGHGEIAKLLRDA, encoded by the coding sequence GTGCTGATCCCGGCGCGGCCCGACTGCGCGGTGGTGAACCGCTTCGGCGGGCCGTCCCACCAGGAGGTCGTCGCGCTCCTGCTGGAGGCCGGGGCGGATCCGGAGCCGGCCGACCGCCAGGGCGCGACCCCGCTGCGGCACGCCGAGCGCGAGGGGCACGGCGAGATCGCGAAGCTGCTCCGCGACGCCTAG